A window of Ranitomeya variabilis isolate aRanVar5 chromosome 2, aRanVar5.hap1, whole genome shotgun sequence contains these coding sequences:
- the PACSIN3 gene encoding protein kinase C and casein kinase substrate in neurons protein 3 isoform X2, with translation MTDDGGGPAGGSFWEAGNYRRTVKRIEDGNRLCNDLVTCFRERAKIEKSYAQQLTDWSRKWKGSLEKGPQYGTLEKAWNAFLTAADALSEIHTELRNQLWDEDSGKVRDWQKEAYHKQMIGGFRETKESEDGFSKAQKPWVKKLKDVETAKKRYHAARKDERSAQVREDHSKADASVSQEQVRKLQERVERSSQEAEKEKGVYEKALDELNRYNPRYMEDMEQQFESCQEAEQKRLRFFKEMLLDFHKHLDLSSKDSFNALYRDLHQGIGAADDQQDLKWWRNTHGPGMAMNWPQFEEWSPETQRPISKKERSSKNVEEVTLTGIVPAKDGVSAGTPTQQLNRGALKDDGSEWSEDESPKKSLDSNGREASQVEGVRVRALYDYTGQEADELSFSAGEELVKLGSEDEQGWCRGRLLSGKTGLYPANYVEDVVS, from the exons ATGACCGACGACGGGGGTGGCCCTGCTGGGGGCAGCTTCTGGGAG GCCGGTAACTACCGCCGCACCGTAAAGCGGATCGAGGACGGGAACCGGCTGTGTAATGACCTGGTCACCTGTTTCAGAGAGAGGGCCAAAATTGAGAAGAGTTATGCCCAACAACTGACGGACTGGAGCCGCAAATGGAAGGGCAGCTTGGAAAAGG GTCCTCAGTACGGCACCCTGGAGAAAGCTTGGAACGCTTTCCTCACCGCTGCAGATGCCCTCAGCGAGATCCACACTGAGCTGAGGAATCAACTATGGGATGAAGACAGCGGGAAGGTGCGGGACTGGCAGAAGGAAGCCTACCACAAGCAGATGATCGGAGGCTTTCGAGAGACTAAGGAGTCGGAGGATGGGTTCAGCAAAGCGCAGAAACCCTGGGTGAAGAAACTTAAAGAT gtCGAGACAGCTAAAAAGCGTTACCACGCGGCCCGGAAGGACGAGCGGTCGGCACAAGTGCGAGAGGATCATTCAAAGGCTGACGCCTCCGTGTCACAAGAGCAAGTCCGCAAATTACAGGAACGGGTGGAGCGGAGCAGCCAGGAGGCGGAGAAG GAGAAGGGTGTGTACGAGAAAGCCCTGGATGAGCTGAACCGATACAACCCCCGCTACATGGAGGACATGGAGCAGCAATTCGAGAGCTGCCAGGAGGCCGAGCAGAAGAGACTTCGCTTCTTTAAAGAGATGCTGCTGGATTTTCACAAACACCTTGATCTCTCCAGCAAAGACAG CTTCAATGCTTTGTACCGCGACCTCCACCAGGGCATCGGGGCGGCTGACGATCAGCAGGACCTGAAATGGTGGAGGAACACCCACGGGCCGGGCATGGCTATGAACTGGCCACAGTTTGAG GAATGGTCTCCGGAGACACAAAGGCCAATCAGCAAGAAGGAGCGCAGCAGTAAAAACGTGGAGGAGGTCACCCTCACTGGCATCGTGCCAGCCAAGGATGGGGTTTCAGCCGGGACCCCCACCCAGCAGCTGAACCGCGG CGCTTTGAAAGATGACGGCTCAGAGTGGTCCGAAGATGAAAGTCCTAAAAAGTCACTGGACAGTAATGGTCGGGAGGCGTCACAGGTAGAGGGCGTGCGTGTGCGGGCGCTGTATGATTACACTGGACAGGAGGCTGACGAGCTGAGCTTTTCGGCAG
- the PACSIN3 gene encoding protein kinase C and casein kinase substrate in neurons protein 3 isoform X1, whose protein sequence is MTDDGGGPAGGSFWEAGNYRRTVKRIEDGNRLCNDLVTCFRERAKIEKSYAQQLTDWSRKWKGSLEKGPQYGTLEKAWNAFLTAADALSEIHTELRNQLWDEDSGKVRDWQKEAYHKQMIGGFRETKESEDGFSKAQKPWVKKLKDVETAKKRYHAARKDERSAQVREDHSKADASVSQEQVRKLQERVERSSQEAEKEKGVYEKALDELNRYNPRYMEDMEQQFESCQEAEQKRLRFFKEMLLDFHKHLDLSSKDSFNALYRDLHQGIGAADDQQDLKWWRNTHGPGMAMNWPQFEEWSPETQRPISKKERSSKNVEEVTLTGIVPAKDGVSAGTPTQQLNRGFSYADEDQDFYATLTDNPRSDALKDDGSEWSEDESPKKSLDSNGREASQVEGVRVRALYDYTGQEADELSFSAGEELVKLGSEDEQGWCRGRLLSGKTGLYPANYVEDVVS, encoded by the exons ATGACCGACGACGGGGGTGGCCCTGCTGGGGGCAGCTTCTGGGAG GCCGGTAACTACCGCCGCACCGTAAAGCGGATCGAGGACGGGAACCGGCTGTGTAATGACCTGGTCACCTGTTTCAGAGAGAGGGCCAAAATTGAGAAGAGTTATGCCCAACAACTGACGGACTGGAGCCGCAAATGGAAGGGCAGCTTGGAAAAGG GTCCTCAGTACGGCACCCTGGAGAAAGCTTGGAACGCTTTCCTCACCGCTGCAGATGCCCTCAGCGAGATCCACACTGAGCTGAGGAATCAACTATGGGATGAAGACAGCGGGAAGGTGCGGGACTGGCAGAAGGAAGCCTACCACAAGCAGATGATCGGAGGCTTTCGAGAGACTAAGGAGTCGGAGGATGGGTTCAGCAAAGCGCAGAAACCCTGGGTGAAGAAACTTAAAGAT gtCGAGACAGCTAAAAAGCGTTACCACGCGGCCCGGAAGGACGAGCGGTCGGCACAAGTGCGAGAGGATCATTCAAAGGCTGACGCCTCCGTGTCACAAGAGCAAGTCCGCAAATTACAGGAACGGGTGGAGCGGAGCAGCCAGGAGGCGGAGAAG GAGAAGGGTGTGTACGAGAAAGCCCTGGATGAGCTGAACCGATACAACCCCCGCTACATGGAGGACATGGAGCAGCAATTCGAGAGCTGCCAGGAGGCCGAGCAGAAGAGACTTCGCTTCTTTAAAGAGATGCTGCTGGATTTTCACAAACACCTTGATCTCTCCAGCAAAGACAG CTTCAATGCTTTGTACCGCGACCTCCACCAGGGCATCGGGGCGGCTGACGATCAGCAGGACCTGAAATGGTGGAGGAACACCCACGGGCCGGGCATGGCTATGAACTGGCCACAGTTTGAG GAATGGTCTCCGGAGACACAAAGGCCAATCAGCAAGAAGGAGCGCAGCAGTAAAAACGTGGAGGAGGTCACCCTCACTGGCATCGTGCCAGCCAAGGATGGGGTTTCAGCCGGGACCCCCACCCAGCAGCTGAACCGCGG GTTTTCCTACGCAGATGAAGACCAGGATTTCTATGCCACTTTAACGGATAACCCACGTTCAGA CGCTTTGAAAGATGACGGCTCAGAGTGGTCCGAAGATGAAAGTCCTAAAAAGTCACTGGACAGTAATGGTCGGGAGGCGTCACAGGTAGAGGGCGTGCGTGTGCGGGCGCTGTATGATTACACTGGACAGGAGGCTGACGAGCTGAGCTTTTCGGCAG
- the PACSIN3 gene encoding protein kinase C and casein kinase substrate in neurons protein 3 isoform X4, with the protein MTDDGGGPAGGSFWEAGNYRRTVKRIEDGNRLCNDLVTCFRERAKIEKSYAQQLTDWSRKWKGSLEKGPQYGTLEKAWNAFLTAADALSEIHTELRNQLWDEDSGKVRDWQKEAYHKQMIGGFRETKESEDGFSKAQKPWVKKLKDVETAKKRYHAARKDERSAQVREDHSKADASVSQEQVRKLQERVERSSQEAEKEKGVYEKALDELNRYNPRYMEDMEQQFESCQEAEQKRLRFFKEMLLDFHKHLDLSSKDSFNALYRDLHQGIGAADDQQDLKWWRNTHGPGMAMNWPQFEEWSPETQRPISKKERSSKNVEEVTLTGIVPAKDGVSAGTPTQQLNRGFSYADEDQDFYATLTDNPRSDALKDDGSEWSEDESPKKSLDSNGREASQEKSS; encoded by the exons ATGACCGACGACGGGGGTGGCCCTGCTGGGGGCAGCTTCTGGGAG GCCGGTAACTACCGCCGCACCGTAAAGCGGATCGAGGACGGGAACCGGCTGTGTAATGACCTGGTCACCTGTTTCAGAGAGAGGGCCAAAATTGAGAAGAGTTATGCCCAACAACTGACGGACTGGAGCCGCAAATGGAAGGGCAGCTTGGAAAAGG GTCCTCAGTACGGCACCCTGGAGAAAGCTTGGAACGCTTTCCTCACCGCTGCAGATGCCCTCAGCGAGATCCACACTGAGCTGAGGAATCAACTATGGGATGAAGACAGCGGGAAGGTGCGGGACTGGCAGAAGGAAGCCTACCACAAGCAGATGATCGGAGGCTTTCGAGAGACTAAGGAGTCGGAGGATGGGTTCAGCAAAGCGCAGAAACCCTGGGTGAAGAAACTTAAAGAT gtCGAGACAGCTAAAAAGCGTTACCACGCGGCCCGGAAGGACGAGCGGTCGGCACAAGTGCGAGAGGATCATTCAAAGGCTGACGCCTCCGTGTCACAAGAGCAAGTCCGCAAATTACAGGAACGGGTGGAGCGGAGCAGCCAGGAGGCGGAGAAG GAGAAGGGTGTGTACGAGAAAGCCCTGGATGAGCTGAACCGATACAACCCCCGCTACATGGAGGACATGGAGCAGCAATTCGAGAGCTGCCAGGAGGCCGAGCAGAAGAGACTTCGCTTCTTTAAAGAGATGCTGCTGGATTTTCACAAACACCTTGATCTCTCCAGCAAAGACAG CTTCAATGCTTTGTACCGCGACCTCCACCAGGGCATCGGGGCGGCTGACGATCAGCAGGACCTGAAATGGTGGAGGAACACCCACGGGCCGGGCATGGCTATGAACTGGCCACAGTTTGAG GAATGGTCTCCGGAGACACAAAGGCCAATCAGCAAGAAGGAGCGCAGCAGTAAAAACGTGGAGGAGGTCACCCTCACTGGCATCGTGCCAGCCAAGGATGGGGTTTCAGCCGGGACCCCCACCCAGCAGCTGAACCGCGG GTTTTCCTACGCAGATGAAGACCAGGATTTCTATGCCACTTTAACGGATAACCCACGTTCAGA CGCTTTGAAAGATGACGGCTCAGAGTGGTCCGAAGATGAAAGTCCTAAAAAGTCACTGGACAGTAATGGTCGGGAGGCGTCACAG
- the PACSIN3 gene encoding protein kinase C and casein kinase substrate in neurons protein 3 isoform X6 produces MTDDGGGPAGGSFWEAGNYRRTVKRIEDGNRLCNDLVTCFRERAKIEKSYAQQLTDWSRKWKGSLEKGPQYGTLEKAWNAFLTAADALSEIHTELRNQLWDEDSGKVRDWQKEAYHKQMIGGFRETKESEDGFSKAQKPWVKKLKDVETAKKRYHAARKDERSAQVREDHSKADASVSQEQVRKLQERVERSSQEAEKEKGVYEKALDELNRYNPRYMEDMEQQFESCQEAEQKRLRFFKEMLLDFHKHLDLSSKDSFNALYRDLHQGIGAADDQQDLKWWRNTHGPGMAMNWPQFEEWSPETQRPISKKERSSKNVEEVTLTGIVPAKDGVSAGTPTQQLNRGALKDDGSEWSEDESPKKSLDSNGREASQEKSS; encoded by the exons ATGACCGACGACGGGGGTGGCCCTGCTGGGGGCAGCTTCTGGGAG GCCGGTAACTACCGCCGCACCGTAAAGCGGATCGAGGACGGGAACCGGCTGTGTAATGACCTGGTCACCTGTTTCAGAGAGAGGGCCAAAATTGAGAAGAGTTATGCCCAACAACTGACGGACTGGAGCCGCAAATGGAAGGGCAGCTTGGAAAAGG GTCCTCAGTACGGCACCCTGGAGAAAGCTTGGAACGCTTTCCTCACCGCTGCAGATGCCCTCAGCGAGATCCACACTGAGCTGAGGAATCAACTATGGGATGAAGACAGCGGGAAGGTGCGGGACTGGCAGAAGGAAGCCTACCACAAGCAGATGATCGGAGGCTTTCGAGAGACTAAGGAGTCGGAGGATGGGTTCAGCAAAGCGCAGAAACCCTGGGTGAAGAAACTTAAAGAT gtCGAGACAGCTAAAAAGCGTTACCACGCGGCCCGGAAGGACGAGCGGTCGGCACAAGTGCGAGAGGATCATTCAAAGGCTGACGCCTCCGTGTCACAAGAGCAAGTCCGCAAATTACAGGAACGGGTGGAGCGGAGCAGCCAGGAGGCGGAGAAG GAGAAGGGTGTGTACGAGAAAGCCCTGGATGAGCTGAACCGATACAACCCCCGCTACATGGAGGACATGGAGCAGCAATTCGAGAGCTGCCAGGAGGCCGAGCAGAAGAGACTTCGCTTCTTTAAAGAGATGCTGCTGGATTTTCACAAACACCTTGATCTCTCCAGCAAAGACAG CTTCAATGCTTTGTACCGCGACCTCCACCAGGGCATCGGGGCGGCTGACGATCAGCAGGACCTGAAATGGTGGAGGAACACCCACGGGCCGGGCATGGCTATGAACTGGCCACAGTTTGAG GAATGGTCTCCGGAGACACAAAGGCCAATCAGCAAGAAGGAGCGCAGCAGTAAAAACGTGGAGGAGGTCACCCTCACTGGCATCGTGCCAGCCAAGGATGGGGTTTCAGCCGGGACCCCCACCCAGCAGCTGAACCGCGG CGCTTTGAAAGATGACGGCTCAGAGTGGTCCGAAGATGAAAGTCCTAAAAAGTCACTGGACAGTAATGGTCGGGAGGCGTCACAG
- the PACSIN3 gene encoding protein kinase C and casein kinase substrate in neurons protein 3 isoform X5 yields MTDDGGGPAGGSFWEAGNYRRTVKRIEDGNRLCNDLVTCFRERAKIEKSYAQQLTDWSRKWKGSLEKGPQYGTLEKAWNAFLTAADALSEIHTELRNQLWDEDSGKVRDWQKEAYHKQMIGGFRETKESEDGFSKAQKPWVKKLKDVETAKKRYHAARKDERSAQVREDHSKADASVSQEQVRKLQERVERSSQEAEKEKGVYEKALDELNRYNPRYMEDMEQQFESCQEAEQKRLRFFKEMLLDFHKHLDLSSKDSFNALYRDLHQGIGAADDQQDLKWWRNTHGPGMAMNWPQFEEWSPETQRPISKKERSSKNVEEVTLTGIVPAKDGVSAGTPTQQLNRGALKDDGSEWSEDESPKKSLDSNGREASQARTPHAHPPSLVRPSA; encoded by the exons ATGACCGACGACGGGGGTGGCCCTGCTGGGGGCAGCTTCTGGGAG GCCGGTAACTACCGCCGCACCGTAAAGCGGATCGAGGACGGGAACCGGCTGTGTAATGACCTGGTCACCTGTTTCAGAGAGAGGGCCAAAATTGAGAAGAGTTATGCCCAACAACTGACGGACTGGAGCCGCAAATGGAAGGGCAGCTTGGAAAAGG GTCCTCAGTACGGCACCCTGGAGAAAGCTTGGAACGCTTTCCTCACCGCTGCAGATGCCCTCAGCGAGATCCACACTGAGCTGAGGAATCAACTATGGGATGAAGACAGCGGGAAGGTGCGGGACTGGCAGAAGGAAGCCTACCACAAGCAGATGATCGGAGGCTTTCGAGAGACTAAGGAGTCGGAGGATGGGTTCAGCAAAGCGCAGAAACCCTGGGTGAAGAAACTTAAAGAT gtCGAGACAGCTAAAAAGCGTTACCACGCGGCCCGGAAGGACGAGCGGTCGGCACAAGTGCGAGAGGATCATTCAAAGGCTGACGCCTCCGTGTCACAAGAGCAAGTCCGCAAATTACAGGAACGGGTGGAGCGGAGCAGCCAGGAGGCGGAGAAG GAGAAGGGTGTGTACGAGAAAGCCCTGGATGAGCTGAACCGATACAACCCCCGCTACATGGAGGACATGGAGCAGCAATTCGAGAGCTGCCAGGAGGCCGAGCAGAAGAGACTTCGCTTCTTTAAAGAGATGCTGCTGGATTTTCACAAACACCTTGATCTCTCCAGCAAAGACAG CTTCAATGCTTTGTACCGCGACCTCCACCAGGGCATCGGGGCGGCTGACGATCAGCAGGACCTGAAATGGTGGAGGAACACCCACGGGCCGGGCATGGCTATGAACTGGCCACAGTTTGAG GAATGGTCTCCGGAGACACAAAGGCCAATCAGCAAGAAGGAGCGCAGCAGTAAAAACGTGGAGGAGGTCACCCTCACTGGCATCGTGCCAGCCAAGGATGGGGTTTCAGCCGGGACCCCCACCCAGCAGCTGAACCGCGG CGCTTTGAAAGATGACGGCTCAGAGTGGTCCGAAGATGAAAGTCCTAAAAAGTCACTGGACAGTAATGGTCGGGAGGCGTCACAG GCACGTACCCCGCACGCCCATCCTCCATCCCTGGTCAGGCCTAGTGCATGA
- the PACSIN3 gene encoding protein kinase C and casein kinase substrate in neurons protein 3 isoform X3, with protein MTDDGGGPAGGSFWEAGNYRRTVKRIEDGNRLCNDLVTCFRERAKIEKSYAQQLTDWSRKWKGSLEKGPQYGTLEKAWNAFLTAADALSEIHTELRNQLWDEDSGKVRDWQKEAYHKQMIGGFRETKESEDGFSKAQKPWVKKLKDVETAKKRYHAARKDERSAQVREDHSKADASVSQEQVRKLQERVERSSQEAEKEKGVYEKALDELNRYNPRYMEDMEQQFESCQEAEQKRLRFFKEMLLDFHKHLDLSSKDSFNALYRDLHQGIGAADDQQDLKWWRNTHGPGMAMNWPQFEEWSPETQRPISKKERSSKNVEEVTLTGIVPAKDGVSAGTPTQQLNRGFSYADEDQDFYATLTDNPRSDALKDDGSEWSEDESPKKSLDSNGREASQARTPHAHPPSLVRPSA; from the exons ATGACCGACGACGGGGGTGGCCCTGCTGGGGGCAGCTTCTGGGAG GCCGGTAACTACCGCCGCACCGTAAAGCGGATCGAGGACGGGAACCGGCTGTGTAATGACCTGGTCACCTGTTTCAGAGAGAGGGCCAAAATTGAGAAGAGTTATGCCCAACAACTGACGGACTGGAGCCGCAAATGGAAGGGCAGCTTGGAAAAGG GTCCTCAGTACGGCACCCTGGAGAAAGCTTGGAACGCTTTCCTCACCGCTGCAGATGCCCTCAGCGAGATCCACACTGAGCTGAGGAATCAACTATGGGATGAAGACAGCGGGAAGGTGCGGGACTGGCAGAAGGAAGCCTACCACAAGCAGATGATCGGAGGCTTTCGAGAGACTAAGGAGTCGGAGGATGGGTTCAGCAAAGCGCAGAAACCCTGGGTGAAGAAACTTAAAGAT gtCGAGACAGCTAAAAAGCGTTACCACGCGGCCCGGAAGGACGAGCGGTCGGCACAAGTGCGAGAGGATCATTCAAAGGCTGACGCCTCCGTGTCACAAGAGCAAGTCCGCAAATTACAGGAACGGGTGGAGCGGAGCAGCCAGGAGGCGGAGAAG GAGAAGGGTGTGTACGAGAAAGCCCTGGATGAGCTGAACCGATACAACCCCCGCTACATGGAGGACATGGAGCAGCAATTCGAGAGCTGCCAGGAGGCCGAGCAGAAGAGACTTCGCTTCTTTAAAGAGATGCTGCTGGATTTTCACAAACACCTTGATCTCTCCAGCAAAGACAG CTTCAATGCTTTGTACCGCGACCTCCACCAGGGCATCGGGGCGGCTGACGATCAGCAGGACCTGAAATGGTGGAGGAACACCCACGGGCCGGGCATGGCTATGAACTGGCCACAGTTTGAG GAATGGTCTCCGGAGACACAAAGGCCAATCAGCAAGAAGGAGCGCAGCAGTAAAAACGTGGAGGAGGTCACCCTCACTGGCATCGTGCCAGCCAAGGATGGGGTTTCAGCCGGGACCCCCACCCAGCAGCTGAACCGCGG GTTTTCCTACGCAGATGAAGACCAGGATTTCTATGCCACTTTAACGGATAACCCACGTTCAGA CGCTTTGAAAGATGACGGCTCAGAGTGGTCCGAAGATGAAAGTCCTAAAAAGTCACTGGACAGTAATGGTCGGGAGGCGTCACAG GCACGTACCCCGCACGCCCATCCTCCATCCCTGGTCAGGCCTAGTGCATGA